A region of Porites lutea chromosome 13, jaPorLute2.1, whole genome shotgun sequence DNA encodes the following proteins:
- the LOC140922530 gene encoding uncharacterized protein, with amino-acid sequence MATFVPYLIALYCLSLVHAQSQLFIEIDRDPSFAVEDDLQLPRNTAECPVNLSPSCSKYNAQLGGGCWCKCSRPRGEKYTFFEPTNSCMKVRLARQRSECNLLFTGETADSTLTFIPSTGVTKKTINIPVNNSCSFYFGETLYAHYIGCDGAWREIPANSVNESLEVTPGWNKNQLQFKTRDTASSFLGKNRGRIFRVAVQCRQQRENRDVVASSTCVMFKVEGRIQCPIPQKTPLNQSATLPPPTVEISSTTDLPPGPTTAQAENITTGIPAVVTNTSSPVPKQNSSNQSVTSGPETVKITSITGLPPRLASNKANSIKTDTPAKVTAEVTTSKMETPGEGRTQQGQLYSSSTY; translated from the exons ATGGCTACGTTTGTCCCCTATTTGATTGCGCTCTACTGCTTGAGTTTAGTCCACGCTCAGTCACAGTTGTTTATCGAAATCGACAGGGATCCGAGTTTCGCGGTAGAGGACGACCTCCAACTGCCCAGAAATACTGCTGAATGCCCTGTTAATCTATCTCCTTCATGCAGTAAATACAACGCTCAGTTGGGCGGAGGTTGTTGGTGTAAATGTAGCAGACCCAGAGGGGAAAAATACACTTTCTTTGAACCGACCAATTCTTGCATGAAGGTCCGCTTGGCTCGTCAGAGATCAG aATGTAATTTGCTTTTCACTGGCGAGACAGCGGACAGTACCTTAACTTTTATTCCCTCAACCGGTGTTACTAAAAAAACCATCAACATACCTGTTAACAACTCATGTAGCTTTTACTTTGGGGAGACACTCTATGCACATTACATTGGTTGCGACGGAGCCTGGAGGGAGATCCCAGCAAACAGTGTAAATGAGAGTTTAGAGGTCACTCCTGGTTGGAACAAAAACCAGCTTCAATTCAAG ACGAGAGATACAGCTTCATCTTTTCTTGGCAAGAACCGGGGTCGGATCTTCAGAGTCGCAGTGCAATGTCGCCAACAACGTGAAAACCGTGACGTTGTCGCCAGTAGCACCTGTGTCATGTTCAAGGTTGAAGGCAGAATACAGT GTCCAATTCCTCAAAAGACTCCGTTAAACCAATCCGCAACTTTACCACCTCCAACTGTGGAAATATCCAGCACCACAGACCTCCCACCTGGTCCAACAACCGCTCAGGCAGAAAATATAACGACAGGCATACCAGCTGTGGTCACAAATACGTCAA GCCCAGTTCCAAAACAGAATTCGTCAAACCAATCCGTAACTTCTGGACCTGAAACTGTGAAAATAACCAGCATCACAGGCCTTCCTCCTCGTTTAGCATCCAATAAGGCAAACAGCATAAAGACAGACACACCAGCTAAAGTCACAGCTGAG GTTACCACTTCCAAAATGGAGACTCCGGGAGAAGGTAGAACACAGCAAGGTCAGCTTTACAGCTCCTCAACTTATTAA
- the LOC140922781 gene encoding solute carrier family 2, facilitated glucose transporter member 8-like codes for MDTESVGDNPLCDERNMLLSRAKSSSKGAVLATCVSVLGTLSFGYCIGYSSPASYDLKSASNLSIRLSRSQESWFSSSLAVGALFGCIIAGPMVDVLGRKVAIIVGAVPFEIGWFLLICAKNHLMLYSGRIITGLGCGIETLAVAVYITEIAPPHLRGRLGSINILAVTSGQFLAYIAGYLFYWDWLSIIGSFPPALVLLLMVWMPESPRWFLDKNRKSDALKSLLWLRGSHLEVEEECRETEETLEQQRDQRMSWKEFITAPVVKPVLIGVGLLSFQQLDGINAVLFNAADIFSKAGIKEPKLASLPLTGVQLIGNMITLLTLDKIGRRIPLYSGALGMAASLIGLGVYFEFYQKLSSITWLSILSSVSYCFFYSMSWGPVPWIVMAEIIPLRARGLGTGISTVACWVTLFLVTETYSTLAGALRNQGVMWFYAGLCFFAYIFVVIFVPETKKRSLEEIESIFRN; via the exons ATGGACACCGAAAGCGTCGGCGACAATCCCTTGTGCGATGAAAGAAACATGCTGCTTTCTAGAGCGAAAAGCAGCTCTAAAGGAGCAGTGTTGGCAACTTGTGTTTCCGTGCTGGGAACTCTTAGTTTTGGTTATTGTATTGGTTACTCTTCTCCAGCGTCGTACGACTTAAAGTCAGCATCTAACTTGTCGATTCGTTTAAGCCGCTCGCAAGAATCATGGTTTTCA tcCTCTCTTGCCGTTGGTGCCCTATTTGGATGCATAATTGCTGGACCGATGGTGGACGTTTTGGGTCGTAAAGTCGCCATAATCGTCGGTGCAGTACCTTTTGAAATTGGGTGGTTTTTATTGATTTGCGCTAAGAACCATCTCATGCTGTACTCCGGGAGAATTATCACTGGCCTTGGGTGTGGCATTGAAACATTGGCAGTTGCG GTGTACATCACTGAAATAGCCCCACCGCATCTCCGCGGAAGGCTTGGCTCTATAAACATTTTGGCAGTCACATCAGGCCAGTTTCTGGCTTATATCGCAGGGTATTTGTTTTATTGGGATTGGCTTTCCATAATTGGTTCTTTCCCCCCAGCTCTAGTGTTACTCCTTATGGTATGGATGCCAGAGAGCCCGCGATGGTTTTTAGATAAAAACCGAAAAAGTGATGCTTTGAAGTCGTTACTGTGGTTACGCGGTAGTCATTTGGAAGTCGAAGAGGAATGTCGCGAGACGGAGGAGACTCTAG AACAACAACGAGACCAACGAATGTCATGGAAGGAATTCATCACCGCTCCGGTCGTAAAGCCTGTGTTGATTGGCGTGGGTCTGCTGTCCTTCCAGCAGCTTGACGGAATAAATGCGGTGCTGTTTAACGCCGCTGATATTTTCTCCAAAGCGGGAATAAAGGAACCGAAACTCGCTTCGTTACCTCTGACTGGAGTTCAGCTCATTGGGAACATGATAACTTTGTTAACCTTGGACAAAATAGGTAGACGCATCCCATTGTATAGCGGAGCATTAGGGATGGCGGCATCTCTTATTGGATTAGGAGTTTACTTTGAATTTTACCAAAAGCTTTCTTCCATTACCTGGCTTTCTATATTATCTTCAGTTTCATATTGTTTTTTCTATTCCATGTCTTGGGGTCCAGTCCCCTGGATAGTTATGGCCGAGATAATCCCTCTCAGAGCACGGGGACTAGGAACTGGTATCTCCACCGTTGCCTGCTGGGTAACGCTGTTCTTAGTCACAGAGACGTATTCTACACTCGCAGGAGCGCTGAGAAATCAAGGCGTCATGTGGTTTTACGCAGGACTATGCTTCTTTGCGTATATCTTTGTCGTTATTTTTGTCCCTGAGACAAAAAAAAGGTCACTGGAAGAGATAGAGTCCATCTTCCGAAATTAG